The following coding sequences lie in one Leptospira selangorensis genomic window:
- a CDS encoding peptidase M30 translates to MKVSTGDGFWKSLCMPIGRSLYTFVLSVCLIFLLSDCIVSNDALGTQDKTEPNLNDLLSLAKVSSSCGGNNTFWIRNLVTNSSNCVQTTKVASGSHVNIYTTSGLESALDYQYISQEFDSKIYPRLGEAFGFSDDLDGDGKVAVIVSDIHDGSSTGSSFVAGFFDPVDYFPDSSSYAVRSNYSNIVYMDGVELVTVRNSDLTQGKPDTFLATLAHEYQHLIRFQYEARIMSQGGGRDEAWINEGTSEVAADIAGYSPQINRINCYRGRNSSSCSRGVNGNSIFGSSKFNSLVDYAFAYSFMKYLYMISGSDTVSRNSFFRTGVQGPKGYRASDATGLFHLFKTNSDNYLNSSQEVKNALGTDGSAIFMKIYPAFLWQSLGDVSPEFAQSGTDTNGASGFLQDITKTIQSFPFPAAGTDGDVLRKLYDPLRIPEITPLGELNPGQIQFVKTDRSNTNAIGRLVLLKKNIDGSLYSLQINTEMKRTGDISVSLGIAENDDEGGEEAIVLPESTDSRPICPHEFFKLSRSRTKQKIFSEYKGP, encoded by the coding sequence ATGAAGGTTTCGACCGGAGACGGTTTTTGGAAGTCCCTTTGTATGCCAATAGGCAGATCTTTATATACGTTTGTACTTTCTGTTTGTTTGATATTCTTACTTTCTGACTGTATAGTCAGTAATGACGCGCTCGGCACACAAGATAAAACGGAACCTAACTTAAACGATCTACTTTCACTAGCTAAAGTATCTAGTTCCTGCGGCGGCAATAATACATTCTGGATCCGTAATCTTGTAACAAACAGCTCCAATTGTGTGCAAACTACTAAGGTAGCTTCGGGTTCTCACGTTAATATCTACACGACTAGCGGTTTAGAATCCGCTTTAGATTACCAATATATCTCCCAAGAATTCGATTCCAAAATTTATCCTAGGTTGGGTGAAGCATTCGGATTTTCAGATGATCTTGACGGAGATGGAAAAGTTGCAGTCATCGTATCGGATATACATGATGGAAGCAGTACGGGTTCTTCTTTTGTGGCAGGATTTTTCGATCCAGTAGATTATTTTCCCGATAGTTCCAGTTATGCTGTCCGCTCTAATTATTCGAATATAGTATATATGGACGGGGTGGAATTAGTTACAGTCCGTAACTCGGACCTTACCCAAGGAAAACCGGATACATTCTTAGCAACACTGGCCCACGAATACCAACATTTGATCCGATTCCAATATGAAGCCAGGATCATGAGCCAAGGTGGAGGAAGGGACGAGGCTTGGATCAACGAAGGTACAAGCGAAGTAGCGGCGGATATCGCGGGTTATTCTCCTCAAATTAACAGGATCAATTGTTATAGAGGTAGGAATTCAAGCTCCTGCTCAAGAGGTGTGAACGGAAATAGTATATTTGGAAGTTCTAAATTTAACTCACTAGTAGATTATGCATTTGCATATTCCTTTATGAAATATTTATATATGATTTCAGGAAGTGATACTGTTTCCAGAAATTCATTTTTTAGAACCGGAGTCCAAGGCCCTAAGGGTTATAGAGCTTCTGATGCAACCGGATTATTCCATCTATTCAAAACAAACTCGGATAATTATCTAAATTCTTCTCAAGAAGTCAAAAATGCTCTTGGAACAGATGGCTCTGCTATCTTCATGAAAATTTATCCTGCATTCTTATGGCAATCCTTAGGAGATGTTTCTCCGGAGTTTGCACAATCCGGAACGGATACGAACGGTGCTTCCGGGTTCTTACAAGATATCACTAAAACGATCCAATCTTTCCCATTCCCTGCTGCGGGAACCGACGGGGATGTTCTCAGAAAATTATACGATCCACTCAGAATACCTGAGATCACTCCATTAGGAGAATTAAATCCGGGACAGATCCAATTCGTAAAAACGGATCGTTCTAATACAAATGCGATCGGAAGATTAGTATTATTAAAAAAGAATATAGACGGAAGCTTATATTCTCTGCAGATCAATACCGAAATGAAAAGGACGGGAGATATTTCTGTTTCTTTAGGAATTGCTGAAAATGACGACGAAGGTGGAGAAGAAGCGATCGTTCTTCCTGAATCTACTGATTCTCGTCCGATTTGTCCTCATGAGTTCTTTAAACTCTCTCGGAGTCGGACGAAACAGAAAATTTTTAGCGAATATAAAGGCCCGTAA
- a CDS encoding AAA family ATPase yields MLRKVLPGQTEIRFKAAKPAKLNGLPDFLVFHKEEVRTFRQALGNPGLFRHILITGPEIEANLLQFGQYLEEIVKDQPVVAEPNPTLLSLAGFPFENKYRPGKISEANGGLLLLPIKPFVEDPDLYYFLKGVLLTGKIDFLSLPEGSDSTNINRFHPSIDSRFRLILVGEETEVDSISQIDADFYGSFDFKIHMPYEISLEKSWLPVFSGLLKSWEKPGYPPLDQAALDSLLELALRWNDSQTRLSLHLSELRSFVREVLAFNNKGKKSVGRAEIEAGPSLIQKRTAIHKRKYIENIKEGLISVPLKGKKTGRINGLSVILLQSSLLDFGQVNQVSARVSLGSGNLINIEREVNLSGSLHDKGVFILQSYIKGMFSHTQSFGLDASILFEQNSSPIDGDSASCAELLALLSALSGLEIPCNIAVTGALSQYGDILPVGSVNTKIQAWFDVIRLTGSTREKYKIYIPKDNMRDLNLPREIRESMKKGNFQIFSCSHVEDLIPDIFGIPAGRISKSGKYPNGSLFRIIEERIDRKRDGEEA; encoded by the coding sequence GTGTTAAGAAAGGTTCTTCCTGGGCAAACTGAAATCAGATTTAAAGCGGCAAAGCCGGCCAAATTGAACGGACTGCCTGACTTTTTAGTATTTCATAAGGAAGAGGTGAGAACGTTCCGCCAAGCTTTGGGGAACCCGGGACTCTTCCGACATATTCTAATCACCGGTCCGGAAATAGAAGCAAACCTTCTACAATTCGGACAATATCTGGAAGAGATCGTAAAAGACCAACCTGTAGTTGCAGAACCAAATCCCACTTTATTATCCCTTGCGGGTTTTCCTTTTGAAAACAAGTATAGACCTGGAAAAATTTCGGAAGCAAACGGCGGATTATTACTTCTTCCTATCAAACCATTTGTAGAAGACCCGGATCTTTATTATTTTCTGAAAGGTGTACTTCTAACCGGTAAGATAGATTTTCTATCTCTTCCGGAAGGATCCGATTCTACCAATATCAATCGATTTCATCCAAGTATAGATTCCAGATTCAGACTTATTTTAGTGGGAGAAGAAACGGAAGTGGATTCTATCTCTCAGATAGACGCTGACTTTTACGGAAGTTTTGATTTTAAGATCCATATGCCCTATGAGATCAGTTTAGAAAAATCTTGGCTTCCGGTTTTTTCAGGACTGCTAAAGTCTTGGGAGAAGCCTGGGTATCCTCCTTTGGACCAAGCAGCTTTGGATTCACTTCTGGAACTTGCGCTTAGATGGAATGATAGCCAGACCAGACTTTCTTTACATCTTTCGGAACTTCGTTCTTTCGTGAGAGAAGTATTAGCATTTAATAATAAAGGTAAGAAGTCAGTGGGAAGGGCAGAGATAGAAGCAGGTCCTTCACTTATCCAAAAAAGAACAGCCATCCACAAAAGAAAATATATAGAGAATATCAAAGAAGGCCTTATCTCTGTTCCACTCAAAGGAAAAAAGACAGGGCGGATCAACGGGCTTTCCGTAATTTTATTACAATCATCTCTTTTGGATTTCGGACAGGTGAACCAAGTATCTGCCAGGGTTTCCTTGGGTTCAGGAAATCTGATCAATATAGAAAGAGAAGTAAATCTTTCAGGAAGTCTTCACGATAAGGGAGTATTCATACTTCAGTCCTATATTAAAGGAATGTTTTCTCATACCCAATCCTTCGGTTTGGATGCTTCTATTTTATTTGAGCAAAATAGTTCTCCGATTGATGGGGATTCGGCAAGTTGTGCGGAACTTTTGGCACTTCTTTCTGCACTTTCCGGTTTAGAGATACCTTGTAATATTGCAGTGACCGGTGCTCTTTCCCAGTACGGGGATATTCTTCCAGTCGGTTCAGTGAATACCAAGATCCAGGCCTGGTTTGATGTGATCCGGCTCACTGGTTCTACTCGCGAAAAATACAAAATTTATATTCCTAAGGATAATATGAGGGACCTGAATCTTCCACGCGAGATCCGGGAAAGTATGAAAAAGGGGAATTTTCAAATATTCTCCTGCTCACATGTAGAAGATCTTATCCCGGATATTTTCGGGATTCCAGCCGGTAGGATCTCCAAATCCGGAAAATACCCTAACGGCTCACTTTTCAGGATTATCGAAGAGAGAATCGATCGCAAACGTGACGGAGAGGAAGCTTAG
- a CDS encoding YbaB/EbfC family nucleoid-associated protein, giving the protein MFGKSLDNLKQMNQMRVRMKKLEKELEALTFEGKSKNELVVCITDGKQTVQEIRIEDSLLAKNDKKLLQKSIKQAVNQSMEAAQKVAEERMGEFKSLLSGMP; this is encoded by the coding sequence ATGTTCGGCAAAAGTTTAGATAATCTAAAACAAATGAACCAGATGCGGGTTCGTATGAAAAAATTGGAGAAGGAACTGGAGGCTTTAACCTTCGAGGGAAAATCCAAGAACGAATTAGTGGTCTGCATTACCGACGGTAAACAAACCGTCCAAGAGATCCGTATCGAAGATTCTTTGCTTGCTAAAAATGATAAAAAACTACTTCAAAAAAGTATAAAGCAGGCAGTGAACCAATCTATGGAAGCTGCTCAGAAAGTTGCAGAAGAAAGAATGGGAGAATTCAAATCTCTCCTTTCCGGAATGCCTTAA